TAAGAAGCTGCCGCAAAGCCTCGAAGGCGAGCTGCCGGCCCCCGAAGACCTGGAAAAAGCTTTGCGCGCGGACTAAGCGACGGCCAAGGCGGGGTAGTCGGTGTAGCCCTTGGGGCCCTCGGCGTAGAAGGTGGACATGTCCCAGGCGTTGAGCGGCGCGTCCGCGGCCAGGCGGGCGGGCAGGTCGGGGTTGGCGATGAAGAGCTTGCCGAAGGCGACGGCGTCGGCCTCTCCGGCGTCGATCAGGCGCGAGGCGGCCGGCTTGTCGAGGCCCTCGTTGGCGATGTAGACACCGCCGAATTCTCTCTTGAGCGCGGGCCCCAGTCGCGGTGCGGCCTGGGATTCGCGGGCGCACAGGAAGGCGAGCTTGCGCTTTCCCAGCTCGCGGGCGACATAGCCGAAGGTCGCGGCGGGGTCCGCGTCGCCCATGTCGTGGCCGTCGCGGCGCGGGGCCAGGTGCATGCCCACGCGGCCGGGGCCCCAGACCGAGGCGCAGGCGTCGGCGACCTCGAGCATCAGGCGGGCGCGGTTGGCGATGGTGCCGCCGTAATCGTCGGCGCGCAGGTTCGAGCCGGACTGGAGAAATTGGTCCAGCAGATACCCGTTCGCGCCGTGGATCTCGACGCCGTCGAAGCCCGCGGCCTGGGCGTTCTCGGCGCCGCGGCGGAAATCGGCGACGACGCCGGCCACCTCGCCGGTGCGCAGGGCGCGGGGGACGGGGTAGGCGCGGCGGGGGCGCAGGAGGCTCACCGCGCCGCGGGCGGCGACGGCGCTCGGAGCGACGGGCGCCTGGCCGTTTAGGAAGGACGGGTCCGAGATCCGGCCGACATGCCAGAGCTGAAGGAAGATGCGCCCGCCGGCGGCGTGGACGGCGGAGGTCGTGAGCTTCCAGCCTTCGACCTGCTCCGCGGACCAGATGCCGGGTGTGTCAGGATAGCCGATGCCTTGGGCGGAGACGACGGTCGCCTCGGTGATGATGAGGCCGGCGGAGGCGCGCTGGGCGTAGTACTCGGCCATGAGGGCGTTGGGGACGCGCTCGCGGCCGGAGCGGCAGCGGGTCAGCGGTGCCATGATCACGCGGTTGGGAAGGGAGAGCTCGCCTAAGCGCAGAGTGGAGAAGAGGGATGACATGAGGGGATTATAGCGCCTGGCTTGACACAGCCGCTACGTTTCGCCCCTGGCGCGAAACCCGCGCGCGCTATATACTCCTGGTCCCGGCGCCCACAACCGGCGCCGGATCCCCCAGCTGTTCGGAGGCCTCATGGCTGACCCGAGACTGGATGTGGTCGTGGTGCCGAGGAAGGGCGGTTTCCAATGGCCCGGACGCGAGACGCTCGACGAGCGCACGCGCATCCTCTTCGAGTCGCGCACGCTCAAGGAGCTCGCCTACGCGACCGGCACGATCGACGCCGAGAACCTGGAGTCGGTGCTGGGGTTCTGGGAGTACCTGCAGGCGGACTGGCGCTGGCTGCACGACGCCGAGTTCCGCGCGCAGAACCCGGAGTATTTTTCCTGGCACAACGCCAGCCTGCGCGAGGGCGGGCACTACCTGCGCGAGACGCATTGGAAAGGCGGCATCCCCGAGACCGAGAGCGTCTCCGAGTACCTCGACTCGCTGGCCAACTAGAGCGTGAATATCCTGGGCGGCAAGGTCAGCGTGCGGACCGAGCCGTTCTTCTGGCTGATGGCGGGCCTGTTCGGCCTGTCCTTCGGCCGGGGCCGGACGGAGGACGTCGTCCTCTGGGGCGGGGTGATCGCCTTCTCGGTGCTGCTTCACGAGCTCGGCCACGCGGCCGCGTGCCTGGCGTTCGGCTCGGGGGCGGACATCACCCTTCACGGGTTCGGAGGCTCGACCCGGCCGCGCGATCCGTCGCGGTTCGGGACCTGGAGGACGGCCGCGCTGGACCTGGCCGGGTGCGCGGCGGGATTCGGGGTCGCCGCCGCGGCGTTCGGCGTCTTGTTCGCCGGCGCCGTCTACAAGGGAATGATCCCGCCGACGGCGCTCTCGGTCGCGCGGGCGCTCGTGATGGTCAACGTCTGGTTCTCGCTGTTCAACCTGCTGCCCGTCTCGCCGATGGACGGCGGGAAGCTCGTCTCCGGCTTGCTGAGCGCGCGCTGGGGCGTCAATGGACGGCGCGCCGCGCATGGGCTCGGCCTGGCGCTCGGGGCCGCGGCGGCGTTCTGGTTCTACCGAGGAGGGGCGCTGTACGGGGCGCTGCTGTGCGGGGCCATGGCGGCGGGGGAGGGGCGGGCGCTGAAGCGCTCTCTGTCGATGACGGCGGCCGACTCCGACGCGACGTTGACCGCGGAGCTGCCGCGGGGCATGGAGCTGTGGGAGAACGGACGGCAAGAGGAGGCGATCGCGGCGTTGACCGCTTTGCGGGAGAAAGCCAAGGCCGGCCTGACCTATGAGGCGGCGACGCTCCAGCTCGCGTTCTACCTGTATCTGAAGGAGCGCGTCCCGGAGGCCTACGCGATGTTCAAGGCGGCCGGCGAAAGCGACATGACGCCGGGGGCCAAGCGCGCGTAC
Above is a genomic segment from Elusimicrobiota bacterium containing:
- a CDS encoding alkene reductase, translated to MSSLFSTLRLGELSLPNRVIMAPLTRCRSGRERVPNALMAEYYAQRASAGLIITEATVVSAQGIGYPDTPGIWSAEQVEGWKLTTSAVHAAGGRIFLQLWHVGRISDPSFLNGQAPVAPSAVAARGAVSLLRPRRAYPVPRALRTGEVAGVVADFRRGAENAQAAGFDGVEIHGANGYLLDQFLQSGSNLRADDYGGTIANRARLMLEVADACASVWGPGRVGMHLAPRRDGHDMGDADPAATFGYVARELGKRKLAFLCARESQAAPRLGPALKREFGGVYIANEGLDKPAASRLIDAGEADAVAFGKLFIANPDLPARLAADAPLNAWDMSTFYAEGPKGYTDYPALAVA